Genomic DNA from Salvia miltiorrhiza cultivar Shanhuang (shh) chromosome 1, IMPLAD_Smil_shh, whole genome shotgun sequence:
atataatacaaGAGCAGAAATATTATACCTTGAAGTAAGGATAAAATCTGTACTTTCCCGAATTTTAGCGGGTATTGCGCCAGTCGGCTTAACCATCATGTCCGGTGCTATGGTGTTCAATGCTCTCAAGATTTTGTTGAAGTTCTGACTAGCAGCAAAATGCGAACGACCAAACCTTTCACGAACGTTACAATAACGATCGTTGTGCCCTACAATGATGAGGAATGTTGCCAACATTTCTTCAACAGTTGTGTATCGTGTATCATCCACATGGGCTTTCTCCCTAATGATCTGGCATAATTTGATGAAGACGTCAGGATACATTCTATACAACTGTCGAAACTGGCTCGGATCTCCATCCATCATTCTCGTAATAAAAACGGAATCCTTCCCTAGTCTTTGGTCGTCGCATCAGAGCGTTGTCAGCAGTCGGATGTAGCGTCATAATATTTCCCAATAGAGTGATAACTACCTTAGCTGCTTCCATCAGTTGCCTAACAAGATCAGAAAGTTCAATCTCCATCTCTATTTCGATTTCATCCTCAAGTTCTTCATCTATGTCTTCTTCAATTGCAATGTTAATTTTATCTTCATAATTCATGCTGTCATTTTAAACAATGaaacaataattgaaataagaataaaagggACTCACAAAAAATAGCCTTTTAAAAATACTCATAAAATTCAACCACATCCATCAacaaaataaagtattaaaacataaaaccaACAAAACAATGTACTCATAAAAATAtggtgaaacaaaaataaaaacatagttcAAAAAACATGACTAAACTATACTCTATTTCCTAGTCTTGGATTCTATCCATCTTTTGCGTTCAGGAACAGTCATTTTCATAAATCCATCTTTTTGTGACTTTGTAACAAGCAAGTCAAATGTTGTGTAGCGGGCATCTTCACTCAAATCAGGAATTTCTTTGATAACATCCCAAGTTGTataacctttttctttttctcttctctcCAGCATAGTATCTCGTTTCACGAAGAGGCTTTCAACTCGATCCATTGTGCTAGTgacttttttaatttctaccATGAGCTCCTGATGCGAACTATTTTCTGCTTCTTTTGGCGGGAGCTCTTCTCTGAGTGGACTCCACAGGCACTTCAGTGGACTCCAAAGGTGATTTGGAGCCGGATAATGGTGGATCATCTTCACCCAGTACTACAAACGCCTCATTAGCAGCATCGTAATTCAACTCCTCAATGAGCGGACCTCTACTTTCATCAACTCCTATTGTCCTAGCATCAGTAGCACTGCCCACTCCAATTGCGTTTCTTCCTACAGCTACACCGTTTCCAACAGCAAGCCTCAAGTCATCAAAATTCGAAAAACTCCCAGTGCGTAAGTATGCATCTTTTGGGtgagcctaaaataataaataagaaaattattaattaactatattattaaaataacattgtgtttaaaaaataattgataacaAATTTACCTCTATATACGCATCCCATACTTCATCTGGGGCCGTGAATATGCAGTCCAACTGCTCTTAAACCATTTGATACGACCTTGGtagtgattataatttttattgcacCTAAGTTTTTCATTCAGAACAGGCAATATCCTTTCCTCTACTGTGGCTTTGCTAAATATACCACTATTATCGCGCCATCCCCTATGTGCAGACTCAACCAGAATATCTAACAATGCATCACTTTGTTCCTTTGTCCAGGCTTCATACACTGCCCTTTTTTTGGAATCTTGTGGTTGAGAGTCTcccataataatattactaGACACCGAAAATAAATACAGATACAGTACTATatcaatgaataaaaataaaaaataaaaaacatcaacaaaaaactaaaaatcaACTCACATGCAATAGAAACACAACATACAGTTGCTAACAATTTATAAAGGTACAAGATTCATgctatagaaaaattgcataattaaaataatatgaagatataaaatttagggttaaatgcatgtaatatcacgaacttaTGCCGAAATCCATATTTAGCACGAACTTCAAAAGTTCCAATTTATATGGCTAACTATACCCCGTGTCCAATTTTAACACCGTTTTTTTCTCCCCCCAAATTGAATCCTACGTGTCAATGACGTGTCTTGCCGGCACAAGCTTTACTATTTTCCGGCCGGTAATCAAAACGCATcgtttttaataataaaaaacgatgtcgttttcaaTAAAGTCTGAATCAATTAAAATTCTTCCACAAAGACTTTGGAACCCTAATTGTCTATTCTGAAACGGATCTTCTTCACCTCCACAATCTTCAAAATACACAATAAATTAGGGTCATCTTCTTCCTCCGAGATCTTCCTAATTTAGAATGTCATCTACTTCGTCGTTCTCGTCATATGGTAGCCATGTGGGAGTTACCTGCATTTGCAAGAAGCCCGCAAAGGTCGAAACTGCAAGAACCTCCAAAAATCCGGGACGGCTCTTTTATGGTTGTCGATATCGCGAGGTAATTCTTAGTGTGTTAAGAATTCGAGTTCTTCGAGCAATTTTGTGGTgttgctgattttttttttaaaatcgatGGGCAGTGCAATTTTTTCCAATGGGTTGATGAAGGTTGTGGGTATATGGAGAATTGCTCACAAGAGATGAacatttggattggagaaaaTCTAAGACTTCGTAGACAGCTTGACCAACTTTCACAGAGGATTCACGATTTGGAGGCAATGAATGTTGGTTTGAAGGTGAAGAACTCGATGATTAAGAGACAAGCAGCTCGGCTCCGCCTTGGCTGCATTTGTTTGGCCATTTGGCTCATCTATGTTCTTCTTTAAAGTATTGTGTAGAAGTATTTCATCTTGGCAATGGAATGGAATTTGAagaattttttgtcattttgctCATCTATGTACTAGTAGAAGTATTTCATCTTGGCAATGAAAATCCTTTATGTAATTGAAGTTCTGTAATTCAAGTAAT
This window encodes:
- the LOC131008278 gene encoding uncharacterized protein At2g29880-like, which gives rise to MGDSQPQDSKKRAVYEAWTKEQSDALLDILVESAHRGWRDNSEQLDCIFTAPDEVWDAYIEAHPKDAYLRTGSFSNFDDLRLAVGNGVAVGRNAIGVGSATDARTIGVDESRGPLIEELNYDAANEAFVVLGEDDPPLSGSKSPLESTEVPVESTQRRAPAKRSRK
- the LOC131025606 gene encoding uncharacterized protein LOC131025606; the encoded protein is MSSTSSFSSYGSHVGVTCICKKPAKVETARTSKNPGRLFYGCRYRECNFFQWVDEGCGYMENCSQEMNIWIGENLRLRRQLDQLSQRIHDLEAMNVGLKVKNSMIKRQAARLRLGCICLAIWLIYVLL